DNA from Prunus persica cultivar Lovell chromosome G6, Prunus_persica_NCBIv2, whole genome shotgun sequence:
AATGCATAGTCGTGAATATCTTGATTCGTTATAAAGGTATCTTCTAGTTGATTACATAAGGTCTATATTTAACTcacataaattataaaacgatatatatttataatgagTTCGATACATAGTCGTGAATATTTTCATTCGCTGTAAAGTATCGTTCGtcaaaaaggggaaaaaaaaggactGCTTGACTGGACCGACTTGAGTATTTtggttttccttctttctatTTCTATTTCAATGTACAGCAAATCCTATCGCTTTCATAGGCAAAGCGTGAAGTTGATTTGGCGTTCAACGTTCAACTAATTTCATAAAACTTCACGAGTCCGCGCGGTATTCACTCGCGAGTTTTAAAAAACGCGAGAAAACGAAGATATTTTGGATTGTCCCGTTTGGGAGGAGCAGGCCAGGAGCCAGCTGGCAGTAGACGCGCTAGATCCGAGCAGTGGGGGCCTACTTCACGTGCCAGCATGCTCTCGCAGTTGCGTGGAACCAATCCGCGCCACGTGGCGAAAACACAGGTAAGCGGACACTTGGCGACGTCCTCGAACGTCTAAACAGGACCACTTTTGTCCTCTTTTCCAAAACCAGGTCAGGTGAGCCCCATCTCATCTGCGTCGCGACAAAACTTGTGACTTCCAGTGCGAGTAGATCACATATTGCAATTGCattgttttgttcttgtttggGACGGAATTCGTATTTCCCATTTTGCCCCTTATTCTCTGCGCTTTTTGTCCGCTTCCCCCCACGAGTCTTTACGTTACGCTTTCAATTCCCTGCCCCTGCGTGGCGGTCATCAACCGCTTGAAAACCAACGGCGCCGACATCTTTGGCAAGTTATGAAACTTTTTGcgatttttattctttctaaTGTCAGTTTGGTTCACATAAAAACGGGAAATATTTTAGTATTCTTTcacctttttccttttaaatcaaacccaaattttatttatttatttcacgaAATTGAATTTAGtgattgattttctttcttctttttttttcgggACACCGTTATTATTCTTactttatatttgtttaaaaaatgcACTTTTTATTAATTGATACTCTGTAATTTGTTTTAGATATGTTCTATTGACATgtgtgatatttttttttattccgaAGTTTTTCTCATGTGATTTTTTCCGGAAAAATTTTCACGAGGCCATGCAAAAACATGGCTAATTTTTCTACTTTCTATTGAAATGAAATCTAccttttttctcaaaaaatacACTTTCTATAAAATACCTAATTTATACATCACACAATAGTTTTCTCTCACAAAACAGTCttacaatataaaataatcaTATTGTAGATGGTGATTATTAATTAAGTTTTCAGATAATATAATTATCTTGTATTGTCCCACTATTTATCAAGAACATTCTCATACATTTGTGTGTGCATATAATGTGTAGAAAGATGTCATACCTAAAACTTAAGGTTTGGTTCGATGGCTCAGCTTAGACATTGTTGTCCAATTTAATAAATCTAATCCAAACATATTTCAGAACAACTATAAGACttgttaaatttaattaaagtaGTTTAACTTAATTCGACCCACCAAACGTTACTTAATTATATTGcgtaattcaaaaataaataattttggcCATTCACATGTGAGGCATGagtttcaaaacaaacaaaaaatacaatccaaaaccaaaatatcctCAGTTTCTTTCTTTACCTTTTCTAGTTTACAGTTACAAAAGATCAATTACGTTTTTCTGGCTAAACAAAATGGATCAAAACACTAAACAGACAGTATACGCGAAGTGTTTCGTGTATTTCTGTGGGTCCAGTGAAAACCTCCGCAGCAGAACTGTGCGACGCACCCTATCCGGCCCCACCTCCCGAGATATTGAACTCAACCCATTCGAATGGATAAATCGAAAATCCGACGTGTCTTTTTCCCTTAAAATCGCAGGGGCAGTTACGTAATTTTACCATGATTGAACTCGAGAGAAGCAGCCTTATCCAAACTGCAAGCGGCAAGCCAACCTTCATAAAAGCGTATCGAACGCTCTCATTTTGGTAGagccaaaacccaaaacgcAGAACAGAAGCAAagcgaaaaaaagaagaagagcgagagagctcctaaaacgCAGCGTTTTAGACCTCTGAAATGGCGACGAGTAAGAGCTACTACGCTAGGCCGAACTACCGGTACCTCTCCAGcgaccaccaccacccaaCCCTAGCGCCCGACTCTGCATTCGAACTCGACGAGTCAGACATCTACAACTTCGCCAGGTCCAACTCGCCCGAGTTCCGCAAACCGGTCCCGAGCTCCCGTGTCGTCTCGGCGTCCAAGAACCGGCGATCTGAGGCCGCCGACCGGTCGGACCGTACCGGCGGCACGGCGGCGTCGCTGCCGGTCGGCATTCCGGACTGGTCCAAGATCTTGAGGGACGAGTACCGAGAAAACCGGAAGAGCGATGACGATGACGACGGCGACGATGACGTGGAAGGCGGCGTGCGGGTCCCGCCTCACGAGTTCTTGGCGAGGCAGATGGCGAGAACGAGAATCGCGTCGTTCTCGGTGCACGAAGGCGTGGGGAGGACCTTGAAAGGGAGGGATCTCAGCCGGGTCCGAAATGCAATTTGGGAGAAAACCGGGTTCGAAGATTAGACGGATTTTATTTTTCGAAAACAAGAAATACAGAGAAGGTGTGTACGGGAATTATTGGTtagatttttgttgttgcctttttctaatttttatgaatttagtttCTTTTACTTCCTTGTGTTCTAATTTATGTGATCAAGATGATCGTCTTTACGAATGTAATGTAATCCCAAATTTGAGGATTGTTAATTTAACTTAATTTCAATCTTAATTAAGTTTTTGTGAGGTGGttaattttgggtttgaagtttgtatatattttttttatttttttatttttggcagAGAAGTTAGTAAATTCTTGGTGAGGAGAAACGGAGCAAGTTGGTGTTAAGAAATAGAAAGTAAATGATTGGTAGGTGTTTTTAAGTGTTTGATTGATGTGGGTGGGGTTGGTACGAAAATGAAAAGCAAGATGGTGATAACGACCCCCtctattgaaaaaataatgcaCATAAATACAAAGTGTCAAATCTACCACTTTTTCCTTTGCCTTCCACGATAGTCGTCTTTGAGAATTTAAGATtccatcaatttctttttttgtggtAAATAGATTTATCAATCCTTTTCAATGAATTATAATATGAGTTGCTCAATGCTAATTGATATTTTAACACAATTGTGAAATTGGGTTTTGCGTGTACATCAATGGTTGATAATTCTTTACTCACAATTAACATTCTACGCTTATTTGTACGTTCACACAATTCACAGTTGACAATTGTTTACTTAGAAATTTCTATGAGGCTTCTTCATTTGAAGGGGAATTTGGTGGGatgaaaatttataattgGGGTTAGGTAAATTGTAGAGCAAGCACGCATTATTTGTACGTTTACATATTTCACAGTTGACAATTGTTTATATGTTCATGTGACGacttttggaaagaaaatctTGTATTAGAAATTTTTACAAGGTTTCTTGATTTGAAGGGGAATTCGGTGGGATGAAAATTTATAaaggagattcactattatatccAATACAtgagcccaaattataaaaataccatatatgaaatggactttagaaacacacccaaaactcatttacaacataacaaagagactTTAACTTTTTATAAATTGCAAAACtgtcattaatttcttaaaacaagctcaacctcaaaatctcataaaaatacccaaaacactcaatagggcatcaaagtaatttaataattaatattaaattcgaTAAGGCAAGctgttattttttgggtttttttgggtttgtttatataaattcattagtgtatggtttatttataatattagtgctataaatgggtatatcactaaatatctcaattTATAATTGGGGTTAAGTAGATTGTAGAGCAAGCACGCATTAATTTAAAGGCAACCCTAGTTTTGCAATATGCTTATGGGTGggatgtttatttttttaatcaatcgAGTATTGTGCAGGCTACCACAATTAGGTGGTTTTTTCTGCTCTTGTGGTGATTTTTCTAATATTGCTTTTTAGATAAGGCAATAGTTGCTTTTTTGATAAGGTTATTTAGTGGATAGTTGCAAGGGATACCCATTATAATGTTCagttcattaattaattaatacttgattaggttttattttataattggaCAGTGAGGATAACTATCTAAATATCAGATCTTGTaaatttaattggaaaaaaaaaattggatgtTCAATATGATAGTAATGATCCAATCTTTAATATTATACGTGAAAATTGAACTATAATCATGTGATAATTGGTTCGTGTTGGTTTTAGagaaattataattatgtatacGGTCATGTCATTTAAGATTAACAAATATCTACTTATAGTATGATAATTAAACAAGTTATACCATGTAGTCGTACTCTAGTACCACacctataattattttttatttcacacACAGATTGTTAATAAGGAGATAGATGCACACTAACTTTTAGATTTGTTATTTAAGATTTAAATTGAAAGgcataaaataaactaaagaCCTATATAACTTAACCATAAATTTTACATagcttattcttttttaagttttatttttgccaACAAAGTCTAATCCAGTGGAAAAAGATCTCGATTTGCAGACTTGTGATCTCATGTTCAAATCTCTATGAGACCTTGGTAGGGTATGTGTGTGTGACAAACCTTTATCCCCTTAGAGCAACttcacccatttgccctttacCATGGCAATGGGGGAACTagggcagctactattcatgtgaatagtggctacCCTTGCAAAAAGCAATGTGTGTTTGGCAACAgcaaatactatttatttatttattttatttttttcacaaatttgtttacctaaacaattaatttggataatattttcggataagatttttgggttcgtacgtgtcaatatttattataaaatgcaTATCTCAATCGGATaagatgataaataaaaatacaatttaaaagtaaataaaatgttgagtaaaaagtgaataatagtagaaatagaagaaaatgtatgaggatttagtgttgaaagtgaagagtattggtaagtatttatagaaaaaaattcgaatttttttcataattttatagcAAAAAAAGGCacagccgttggattgaagGAGAACAGGCGATCAGAGTGCCCAGACGACGACACATGTCTTCTAGCCCGTCTTCGTGGGTCTCACTTCTAGCCCTGGCAAAAGTGGTCTGctggaattggatttttgcttGGGCTCCCCCTAGCCTCGGGCTTGGCCTGATTGCTGGAATTGCtcttatagtttagactattgcttgtaaaataaaaaaaaattatttcaaagCTAATTCCAATTTCTTTTGGCCTGTAAAAACTTCCCTACTTCATGGtgagtaaatttttttggttatatatataacaattaTGCGTAAAATCGTAACCATGCGTTCAGTTGGGGTAGTAGTTCTGTCATACAACAATTATGCTTTTGTGTGAAAACGACTAATAGACGAAGGAGGACACGTAAGCGTTAAATATTCGGTGACTAAATGGAAGGACCATTTTGTCATTTTAGGATTGTTAGACGGAGACATTTGACTTTGTATTGACAAAAATGAATAAGATGCTCAACCGTTCCCTTTCCTTTCCGAAACAAaatattggaagaaaaatattaaccGTTGATTTGGTTAGTGTGGGGCCACAAATACTTTAATCATTATACCAGCCCCTTCACCGTTTTATTTAAGTTCCCCCGTCCTTCTCGTCATCGGGTCTctttcactatttttttttccttctttaaataaaataaaaaataaaactaaagtCTCTTTCACTCTTTTATGTGAGTTGATTTAAGCAAATTCTTATACAATTGTGCAATAACATACAAATTAATGTAAACCTAAATTGCTCTACCATAAAAGGTCATGGGTTCGAGTCTTAGCATCTGTATAATATGTGtcagtttagtatattattgCCCCTTTCAATAAGAAAgttctttataatttttcttttttaaaagtaaaccTTAAATCTGTTTTGTATAGTTTTCATAATCAATAACTTGACTAATATATCattcttcattttaaatttcttattgaaattgTTTAATAACGTAACTTTAGACCTCCAATCTTCATTGTCATGATTAACAAGTCTAACTCACATATGCAGAGAGGTGTATGTTTACGTCAACGGAGTCTAGTTTagtgaaaaatgaaattaatttcCAGTAAAAAAAGCGTTTGTTTGATCTCAAATTCGAACCTATAACACCTTGGTAGTTGTAGAAACCACCCCCTTccctcaaaaaataaaataaaaagcgtttgtttgtttatttttttgccaAGTGAAAAGTGGCTTCAGTAAGTAGCCCAAAGGGCAATCATAGGCTGAAAGAGAATCATACAATTCATTCACATAAGGCCCAGTTACAAACAGTAAAGAAGCCCACAGCACAAAACCCTTAAAACAGAAAAGCCCATGCGATTGAAAATTCATAACACCAAAAACAGAAGAGCACACAAACATTTCATCTGAAATGTGAAAATTAACAGTCCTTTAGGtaaccttttttgtttttcgtttttttttgggttagaaATATAAGGACAATACATGTTGGACAAAGGGATGAATTTTTATGGAGGGAGGACGGTATGAGGAAATTaaggatatttttatttttattttttgagaaatgaagaagaatgaatgaaataaaaacttgAGAATGgaaacaatttatattttttttaacctcTAGTTTTCATCATGTGTAGCATTCCCcgtgcttttctttttcatttttctaccATTGTCATCCTTTTCCATCCTTCGTTACTTCCATATATTTACTCTCTATctctaacaaaataaaaactaaagcaAAAAGCGAAAAGGTTACCAAACGAGCCTTACACTTTTAGTACTTTAAAATCTCAGAACATCTCTTGACAATATTACGACACAATACGTGTGAGTTACGGAGTAGATTTTGTTTACCTCATGGTTGTTGCATGTTCACTAGAAGATCATATG
Protein-coding regions in this window:
- the LOC18772959 gene encoding uncharacterized protein LOC18772959: MATSKSYYARPNYRYLSSDHHHPTLAPDSAFELDESDIYNFARSNSPEFRKPVPSSRVVSASKNRRSEAADRSDRTGGTAASLPVGIPDWSKILRDEYRENRKSDDDDDGDDDVEGGVRVPPHEFLARQMARTRIASFSVHEGVGRTLKGRDLSRVRNAIWEKTGFED